A single window of Dermochelys coriacea isolate rDerCor1 chromosome 14, rDerCor1.pri.v4, whole genome shotgun sequence DNA harbors:
- the LOC119842686 gene encoding HLA class II histocompatibility antigen, DM beta chain — protein MKLVLWLLSMALSHHGAGGFLVHLASECPLAANGSVLWFGFAFVFNKNPLVCYNDHDQLFEACDMGLLHDVAVDMATHLNWDADWRQRMAGGRQACQSQIQRLWSRTGQRKTPPSVRIVSMALSNPAGTMHLTCYVWGFYPADVRVTWLRNGSPVEPTENGLSPALANGDWTYQTHVSLLTTPKPGDTYTCHVQHASLPEPHQEEWGPSLSPGLTVKVSVAVVVLIVGLIVLGSGLVSWWRAPAPGYSPLAGHNYAGGST, from the exons ATGAAGCTGGTGCTGTGGCTGCTGTCCATGGCTCTGAGCCACCACGGAGCAG GTGGGTTCCTGGTGCACCTGGCCAGCGAGTGTCCCCTGGCAGCCAACGGCTCCGTGCTCTGGTTTGGCTTTGCCTTCGTCTTCAACAAGAACCCGCTGGTGTGTTACAACGACCACGACCAGCTCTTCGAGGCCTGTGACATGGGGCTGCTCCACGACGTGGCCGTGGACATGGCCACCCATCTCAACTGGGACGCTGACTGGCGCCAGCGCATGGCAGGGGGGCGCCAGGCCTGCCAGAGCCAGATCCAGCGGCTCTGGAGCCGCACGGGGCAAAGGAAGA CGCCTCCTAGTGTCCGCATCGTCTCCATGGCCCTGTCGAACCCCGCGGGGACCATGCACCTCACCTGTTACGTTTGGGGCTTCTACCCGGCGGACGTGCGGGTCACCTGGCTGCGGAACGGGAGCCCCGTGGAGCCCACCGAGAACGGCCTGAGCCCGGCGCTGGCCAACGGCGACTGGACCTACCAGACCCACGTCAGCCTGCTCACCACCCCCAAGCCCGGGGACACCTACACCTGCCACGTGCAGCATGCCAgcctgcccgagccccaccaGGAGGAGTGGG GGCCCAGCCTGTCCCCAGGGCTGACGGTCAAGGTCAGCGTGGCTGTCGTGGTGCTGATCGTGGGCCTCATCGTCCTGGGCAGCGGCCTGGTCTCCTGGTGGAGGGCACCTGCCCCGG gTTATTCTCCCCTCGCAGGGCACAACTATGCAGGAG GCAGCACCTAA